A section of the Citrobacter farmeri genome encodes:
- a CDS encoding TolC family outer membrane protein, translated as MGTRQLAFWWLAGNLCAAPAMAAGETPRIAPQQWVEQQELPALDGPMPLSGDSAAPGELTLPQAVNRAVSWHPSIAEVVGKLYAQIQQVDVAKAKYYPQVNAGMNNGYTNSYSDSGFSPSLVLSLSQMLYDFGKVASQVRAENAGVAQEQANVLLSIDTVSHETATAIVQVQTWQQMVAVAKEQLDALSAIGRLANQRNDEGASSLSDVVQTDARIEGARSQLVQYQANLESSQATLMTWLGWKNLNAISNDFPSALGRSCELAKPDDKLVPSVLAAWAQANVAQANLDYANAQMTPTVSLEPEVRHYLNDNYAGHESVDRTQYSAWVKVEMPIYQGGGLTARRNAASHALESAQSAIQRTRLDVRKKLLADRSEAMNLVTSLQIQKRQETLSERTRELYQQQYLDLGSRPLLDVLNAEQEVYQARFAQLQTESQLHQLQLNCLYNTGQMRQAFGLENRTIQSVEIQP; from the coding sequence ATGGGAACACGACAGCTTGCTTTCTGGTGGCTGGCGGGAAACCTGTGCGCTGCTCCGGCCATGGCTGCCGGGGAGACGCCCCGCATCGCCCCACAGCAGTGGGTTGAACAGCAGGAATTGCCCGCGCTGGATGGCCCGATGCCGCTGAGTGGCGACAGTGCCGCTCCCGGCGAACTGACCCTCCCCCAGGCGGTCAATCGCGCCGTCAGCTGGCATCCGTCGATCGCGGAAGTGGTTGGCAAACTGTATGCCCAAATCCAGCAGGTCGATGTCGCAAAAGCCAAATACTATCCTCAGGTTAACGCCGGGATGAACAACGGCTATACCAACAGCTATTCTGACAGCGGATTTAGCCCATCGCTGGTGCTGTCACTGTCGCAAATGCTCTATGACTTCGGCAAAGTCGCCAGCCAGGTACGGGCAGAAAACGCTGGCGTGGCGCAGGAACAGGCCAACGTGCTGTTGAGCATTGATACGGTTAGTCATGAAACGGCGACCGCAATCGTCCAGGTGCAGACCTGGCAACAGATGGTGGCGGTGGCAAAGGAGCAACTGGATGCCCTGAGCGCCATTGGCAGGCTGGCGAATCAGCGCAACGATGAAGGAGCCAGCTCGCTTTCGGACGTGGTGCAAACCGATGCGCGTATCGAAGGCGCGCGCTCCCAGCTTGTGCAATATCAGGCCAACCTGGAAAGCTCGCAGGCGACACTCATGACCTGGCTGGGCTGGAAAAACCTCAACGCCATCAGCAACGATTTCCCGTCAGCGCTGGGCCGCAGTTGCGAACTGGCAAAACCAGACGACAAACTGGTGCCTTCAGTGCTCGCCGCCTGGGCGCAGGCCAATGTCGCTCAGGCGAATCTCGACTACGCCAACGCGCAGATGACGCCGACGGTTTCACTGGAACCGGAGGTGCGCCACTATCTCAACGATAACTACGCCGGGCATGAGTCCGTCGACCGCACCCAGTATTCGGCGTGGGTCAAAGTAGAAATGCCCATTTATCAGGGCGGCGGCTTAACCGCCCGTCGCAACGCCGCCAGCCACGCGCTGGAATCCGCCCAGTCGGCAATCCAGCGTACCCGGCTGGACGTGCGCAAGAAGCTGCTTGCCGATCGCAGTGAAGCGATGAATCTTGTGACCTCCCTGCAGATCCAAAAACGCCAGGAGACGTTGAGCGAGCGGACGCGAGAGCTGTATCAACAGCAGTATCTCGACCTCGGCTCCCGACCGCTTCTCGACGTACTCAACGCCGAGCAAGAGGTCTATCAGGCGCGCTTTGCACAGTTACAGACGGAGAGTCAGTTGCATCAATTGCAGCTTAACTGCCTGTACAACACCGGTCAGATGCGCCAGGCCTTTGGTCTGGAAAACCGCACGATCCAGTCAGTGGAGATCCAGCCATGA
- a CDS encoding type I secretion system permease/ATPase, with translation MTHADIPGDEPITTPALANWARAMSHIAAHYRIACSPGALQASAPWFKDKPMPQALSQLARQAGLSFQPLAPTEQSLTRWRLPVVIQLQEGELVLVEQFDGEDQLDVCFINGDLQRNRISLHELLPTVRFIIALRPLSAVKDSRVDAYISRFKPDWLKSLVLKDLRPYGPVMLAALLINILSLSGIIFSMQVYDRVIPAQSWPSLYVLAVGVLIAMLFGFLLRLARGHVMDLLGKRADMRVSDRVFSHALRLRNSAIPRSTGSFISQLRELEQIREMVTSSTISTIVDLPFFFLFIVVLAIIAPPLAWIAPVAALLMILPGLLLQKKLAELANQSAHEATLRNAVLVESVQGLEDIKLMQAENRFLQQWNSYIRITAESGLRTRELSQGLINWGVTVQGLVYAAMVMFGAPLVIEGTLTTGSVVAASMLGSRMIAPMGNLCGVLARWQQVKAAKKGLDSIMELPTETQRDETLVHQEIFHGHYLFENAQFRYHSEDQRVPLRINRLEIAAGERIAVLGRNGAGKSTLLQALAGGLDLVEGDARLDNLSLPHIDMADLRRNVGLLSQNARLFFGTLRENLTLGAPHASDDEIFTVLEICGAANFVKRLPKGLDHPIMEGGSGLSGGQRQSIMLARMLLRAPNIVLLDEPTASLDEHSEREFIQRLGQWLGNRTLVVATHRVPVLELVERVVVLKEGQLVMDAPKAQALGQSRMAAQVNTREWKNENQSA, from the coding sequence ATGACCCACGCCGACATCCCTGGCGACGAGCCTATTACCACGCCAGCGCTGGCCAACTGGGCGCGAGCAATGAGCCATATTGCCGCCCATTATCGTATTGCTTGTTCTCCCGGCGCGTTACAGGCAAGCGCGCCCTGGTTCAAAGATAAACCGATGCCGCAGGCGCTCAGCCAACTGGCTCGCCAGGCCGGACTCTCATTTCAACCGCTGGCCCCCACTGAACAGTCGCTCACCCGCTGGCGTCTGCCAGTGGTGATCCAACTCCAGGAAGGTGAACTGGTGTTGGTGGAACAGTTCGATGGCGAAGACCAGCTTGACGTCTGTTTTATCAACGGCGACCTACAGCGCAACCGAATCTCTCTGCACGAACTGCTGCCGACGGTCCGTTTCATCATCGCCTTACGTCCACTTTCCGCCGTGAAAGACAGTCGGGTGGACGCCTATATCTCGCGTTTCAAACCTGACTGGCTAAAAAGTCTGGTACTGAAAGATCTGCGCCCTTACGGCCCGGTGATGCTGGCGGCGCTGCTGATCAACATCCTGTCGCTCTCCGGGATCATCTTCTCGATGCAAGTGTATGACCGGGTAATCCCCGCACAGTCATGGCCGTCGCTGTACGTTCTCGCCGTCGGCGTATTGATCGCCATGCTGTTCGGTTTTCTGTTGCGACTCGCCCGGGGTCACGTCATGGATCTGTTGGGTAAACGCGCCGATATGCGGGTATCGGATCGCGTATTCAGCCACGCGCTGCGCCTGCGTAACAGCGCGATCCCACGCTCCACCGGTAGCTTTATTTCGCAGCTACGCGAGCTGGAACAGATCCGTGAGATGGTGACCTCCTCAACCATCTCCACGATTGTGGATCTGCCCTTCTTTTTCCTGTTCATCGTGGTGCTGGCGATCATCGCCCCGCCGCTGGCCTGGATTGCCCCGGTCGCCGCGCTGCTGATGATCCTTCCCGGTCTGCTGCTGCAAAAAAAACTCGCCGAGTTGGCGAATCAATCGGCGCACGAAGCCACGCTACGTAACGCAGTGCTGGTCGAAAGCGTTCAGGGGCTGGAGGACATCAAGCTGATGCAGGCGGAGAACCGTTTTCTGCAGCAATGGAACAGCTATATCCGCATCACCGCTGAATCCGGGCTGCGCACCCGCGAACTGTCGCAGGGGTTGATCAACTGGGGAGTGACCGTCCAGGGACTGGTCTACGCCGCGATGGTCATGTTTGGTGCCCCGCTGGTAATTGAAGGCACGCTGACAACCGGTTCTGTGGTTGCCGCCTCAATGCTCGGTTCGAGAATGATCGCGCCAATGGGCAATCTGTGCGGTGTACTGGCGCGCTGGCAACAGGTGAAAGCCGCCAAAAAGGGACTGGACAGCATTATGGAACTCCCCACCGAGACCCAGCGCGACGAAACGCTGGTACATCAGGAGATCTTTCACGGCCACTATCTGTTCGAGAACGCGCAGTTTCGCTATCACAGTGAAGACCAGCGGGTGCCGCTGCGCATTAACCGGCTGGAGATTGCCGCCGGCGAACGCATCGCGGTACTGGGGCGCAACGGCGCGGGCAAATCAACGCTGTTACAGGCGCTGGCAGGCGGGCTGGACTTGGTCGAGGGCGACGCCCGTCTCGATAACCTCAGTCTGCCGCACATCGATATGGCCGATTTACGCCGCAATGTCGGTCTTCTTAGCCAGAATGCGCGCCTGTTTTTTGGCACTCTGCGTGAGAACCTGACGCTGGGTGCCCCGCATGCCAGCGACGACGAGATTTTTACCGTACTGGAGATTTGCGGCGCGGCCAACTTCGTGAAACGGCTGCCGAAAGGTCTCGATCACCCGATTATGGAAGGCGGCAGCGGGCTATCCGGCGGTCAGCGGCAGTCCATCATGCTCGCCCGCATGCTGTTGCGTGCGCCCAATATCGTCCTGCTTGATGAACCCACCGCCTCGCTGGATGAGCATTCCGAACGTGAGTTTATTCAACGGCTGGGACAGTGGCTCGGCAATCGTACTCTGGTGGTTGCCACTCACCGCGTGCCGGTACTTGAACTGGTAGAACGGGTAGTGGTGCTCAAAGAGGGGCAACTGGTGATGGACGCGCCGAAAGCGCAGGCGCTGGGGCAAAGTCGAATGGCCGCGCAGGTCAACACGCGGGAGTGGAAAAATGAAAACCAGTCAGCCTGA
- a CDS encoding HlyD family efflux transporter periplasmic adaptor subunit: MKTSQPDATLDALDDSREREFSGASRIIWLTGLLCLLLAVWAWFGILDEVSTGTGKVIPSSREQVLQSLDGGILAELMVHEGDQVQAGQVLARMDPTRLESNVGESAARYRASLASSQRLTAEVSDKPLVFSDELNAWPDLLASETRLYTSRRAQLADAQSELNEALMLVNKELAITERLAKSGAASHVEVLRLQRQKSDIGLKLTDLRSQYYVQAREALSKANAEVAMLSAIIKGREDSVTRLTVRSPVRGIVKNIQVTTIGGVIPPNGEMMEIVPVDDHLLIETRLSPRDIAFIHPGQRALVKITAYDYAIYGGLEGVVETISPDTIQDKVKPEIFYYRVFIRTHQDYLQNKLGRRFSIVPGMIATVDIKTGEKTIVDYLIKPFNRAREALRER; the protein is encoded by the coding sequence ATGAAAACCAGTCAGCCTGACGCAACTCTGGACGCACTCGACGACAGCCGCGAGCGTGAATTTTCGGGTGCCAGCCGTATCATCTGGCTTACGGGTCTCTTGTGCCTGCTCCTCGCGGTGTGGGCATGGTTTGGCATTCTCGATGAGGTTTCGACTGGCACTGGCAAAGTGATCCCCAGCTCGCGTGAGCAGGTACTACAGTCGCTCGACGGAGGGATCCTCGCCGAACTAATGGTGCATGAGGGCGATCAGGTACAGGCGGGACAAGTACTGGCGCGGATGGATCCCACGCGTTTGGAGTCTAACGTTGGTGAAAGCGCGGCCCGCTATCGCGCGTCGCTGGCCTCCAGTCAGCGCCTGACGGCAGAGGTCAGCGATAAGCCGCTGGTGTTCTCTGACGAACTGAATGCCTGGCCGGATCTGCTCGCCTCGGAAACGCGGCTTTATACCAGTCGCCGCGCACAGCTTGCGGATGCGCAATCCGAACTGAACGAGGCGCTGATGCTGGTGAACAAAGAGCTGGCGATCACTGAGCGGCTGGCAAAAAGCGGCGCCGCCAGCCACGTCGAGGTGCTGCGCTTACAGCGGCAAAAAAGCGACATCGGCCTGAAGCTTACGGATTTGCGTTCACAATATTACGTCCAGGCGCGCGAAGCGCTGTCCAAAGCCAACGCCGAAGTGGCCATGCTTTCTGCCATCATTAAGGGACGCGAAGATTCGGTGACCCGCCTGACCGTTCGCTCACCGGTTCGTGGCATTGTGAAGAATATTCAGGTTACGACCATCGGCGGCGTGATCCCGCCCAATGGCGAGATGATGGAGATCGTGCCGGTTGACGATCATCTGCTAATTGAAACGCGCCTGTCTCCGCGCGATATCGCCTTTATCCATCCCGGCCAGCGCGCGCTGGTCAAAATCACCGCCTACGATTATGCCATCTACGGTGGCCTTGAAGGCGTTGTCGAAACCATCTCGCCGGATACCATTCAGGACAAAGTGAAGCCGGAAATCTTCTACTACCGCGTTTTCATCCGTACCCATCAGGACTATCTGCAAAACAAGCTGGGGCGCCGTTTCTCCATCGTACCGGGCATGATTGCGACAGTGGATATAAAAACAGGTGAAAAAACCATCGTCGACTATTTAATCAAACCGTTCAATCGGGCACGAGAAGCGCTGCGTGAGCGGTAA